From the genome of Thermogutta terrifontis, one region includes:
- the nusB gene encoding transcription antitermination factor NusB codes for MSGRRKARAVVLQILYQDDLNPQHNPADDEQTLRQRLRHPELVRFASELLNGVRKFRQELDAKIGAVTENWSLSRMAVTDRNALRIGAYELLYTDVPPQVAIDEAVELAKTFGTQQSGPFVNGILDRLYRDIVLGCARTPEKS; via the coding sequence ATGAGCGGTCGCAGGAAGGCCCGGGCCGTGGTCCTTCAAATTCTTTATCAGGATGATCTCAATCCCCAGCATAACCCGGCCGACGATGAACAGACATTGCGGCAGCGCCTCCGTCATCCGGAGTTGGTTCGTTTTGCAAGCGAGTTGCTCAACGGAGTGCGAAAATTCCGACAGGAACTGGACGCCAAGATTGGGGCGGTCACCGAGAACTGGTCCCTGAGCCGAATGGCCGTCACCGATCGGAATGCCCTGAGGATTGGGGCCTACGAGTTGCTTTACACCGATGTACCCCCCCAGGTGGCAATCGATGAGGCCGTGGAGTTGGCCAAAACATTCGGGACGCAACAATCGGGGCCATTTGTGAACGGGATCCTGGACCGACTGTACCGGGATATCGTTCTGGGCTGCGCGCGGACGCCGGAAAAGTCGTGA
- the ribH gene encoding 6,7-dimethyl-8-ribityllumazine synthase — translation MTNPHAAMNLRERFPGIRVFEGTCELPPGRFAVVVSRFNETITNGLLQGALETLTSAGVSNEAIDVFWVPGAFEIPTVAQWLASSRKYLAVICLGAVIKGETSHDQHINRAVSLQIAEIGVKTGVPVLFGVITCDTLEQAMARSAGSDVIRSKDRSGRAVSNKGAEAAQAALEMVRLMEQMEQHLQIRRNEVTTAEKAPSGGAYSG, via the coding sequence ATGACCAATCCACACGCTGCCATGAATCTTCGCGAACGCTTTCCCGGCATTCGCGTCTTCGAGGGAACTTGCGAGTTACCCCCGGGACGGTTTGCTGTGGTCGTTTCCCGTTTTAATGAGACAATCACAAATGGGTTGCTTCAGGGGGCCCTGGAAACACTCACCTCGGCCGGTGTTTCCAACGAAGCCATTGACGTCTTCTGGGTTCCCGGCGCGTTTGAGATTCCCACCGTTGCCCAGTGGCTGGCCAGCTCGCGGAAGTATTTGGCGGTCATCTGTCTGGGTGCGGTCATCAAAGGGGAGACTTCCCACGACCAGCACATTAATCGCGCGGTGAGCCTGCAAATTGCCGAAATTGGTGTAAAAACAGGGGTTCCAGTTTTATTCGGGGTGATCACATGCGACACGCTTGAGCAAGCCATGGCACGGTCCGCGGGGAGTGACGTCATCCGGAGTAAAGATCGGTCGGGGCGAGCGGTCAGCAATAAAGGGGCGGAAGCCGCCCAGGCAGCTCTCGAAATGGTCCGTCTCATGGAGCAAATGGAGCAACATCTGCAAATACGCCGGAACGAGGTGACAACCGCTGAAAAAGCACCATCGGGAGGGGCCTACAGTGGGTGA